GATCTCGTCAGCGCGTTGAAAACGGTGTTCGACCCTGAAATTCCCGTCGATATCTACGAGCTCGGCCTGATCTACAAGATCGACGTCGATGACGACCGGAATATCGAAATCGAGATGACACTGACGGCGCCGGGCTGTCCGGTTGCAGGCGAAATGCCCGGCTGGGTCCAAAACGCGGTCTCGTCCGTGCCGGGAGTCGGGCAGGTCGACGTCAATTTGGTGTTCGATCCGCCTTGGGACATGTCGCGGATGTCCGACGAGGCGCGTCTCGCCCTCAATATGTTCTAGGCCTTTGAGATTCTAGGCACTTGAAGTGCCAGGGAATCCGTCCCATTTTTGAAGCATGACCAATCGACCGCGCCCCCAAGCCATGAGTATCACCGAAGCCGCTGCCGAGCGCCTGCGTAAGCTGGGTGCCGCCTCGGGCCCGGAGATGGAGGCCGTTCGCATCGGCATCAAGAACGGTGGTTGTGCCGGCATGGAGTACACGATGGAGTACGCCGCCGAGCGCAAGCCCCACGATGAAGTCGTCGAGGACAAGGGCGTGACCATCCTCATCGATCCGTCGGCTCTGATGTTTCTGCTCGGAACCGAGATGGACTACCAGGTCAGTCAGATGCGGTCGGGGTTCGTTTTCAACAACCCGAACCAGACCAGCGCCTGTGGCTGCGGCGAGTCTGTGATGCTCAAACCCGCAGGTCAGCCGGATCCCCAGCCGGCGAATATCGCGGAATAGCCGCGCTATCCGAAAAAACCTAGGTTGCGCGTACGGGCCGCATCATGAATGCGGGGACGTGGTCGCCCATGCCCACGGGCTGCTTATCGCGGCCTTGGCCGGACCGGGACTTGCCTGCCGAATTCGCTTTCGCCTTGGATGCAGGTTTCGGCGCAGGTTTCGACTTGGAGGCCGGTCGCGCATCGCCGTCCGTGGACTTGCGGTCGGCTTGCTGCTGCTTGGCCGGTTCGGCGGTCTTCGCCTCCGACGACTTCTGACCGCTGCGGCGGGACCGGCCCCCGCGGCGGCGTCCGCGTCCGTTATCACGGCCGGCGCTCTTGGCTTCCTCGGCCTCCTGCGGATCAGGCTCACCATCGACCCACGCGATTTCCTCGCGCAACAGGGCCTCGATCGCCTTCAGGGCCTTGTGGTCCTTCGGCGTCACAAGCATCGCGGCGTGACCCTCACGTCCAGCTCGGCCCGTGCGCCCAATGCGGTGCACGTAGTCCTCGGGATGGACCGGAACGTCGTAGTTGAAGACATGGCTCACTGCCGGAATGTCGAGCCCTCGGGCGGCCACGTCGCTGGCGACGAGGAGGGGAATCTCACCGTTACGGAAGGCATCGAGCGTTGCTGTGCGCTGCCGCTGATCCATGTCGCCGTGCAGCGCGCCCACAGTGAAGCCGTGACGCTGCAGTGACCGAAAAACGACACCCACATCCTTCTTGCGATTGCAGAAGATGATGGCGTTCTTGACGTCTTCCTCCCGGATCAAGCCGCGCAAGGCTTCGCGCTTCTCGGCCGGTTGATCGCCCGTCTTCTTCAGACGCTGCGTGATCGTCGATGCGGCCGAGGCGGGCCGGGCGACTTCGATGCGCTCCGGCGTATGCAGGAAATTGTCCGCGAGGCGCTGGATTTCGGGCGGCATGGTCGCGGAGAAGAAGAGAGTCTGCCGGGTAAAGGGGAGGACCTTGCAGATGCGCTCGATGTCCGGGATGAACCCCATATCGAGCATTCGGTCCGCCTCGTCGACCACGAGAATCTCGATGCTGTTCAGCAGCAGCTTGCCGCGTTCCATATGGTCGAGGAGGCGGCCCGGCGTGGCGATCACGACATCGGCGCCACGGTCCAGTTTCTTGTTCTGCTCCTCGTAGGAGACGCCGCCGATCAGGAGTGCGACGGTCAGCTTGTGGTTCTTGCCGAGAAGTTCGAAGGCTTCGGCGACCTGGGCGGCGAGTTCGCGTGTGGGTTCCAAGATCAGCGTTCGCGGCATCCGCGCTCTGGCCCGTCCGCGTTCGAGGCGCGTCAGCATGGGGAGCACGAAGGAAGCCGTCTTACCGGTACCGGTTTGTGCGATCCCCAAGACATCGCGGCCAGAGACGGCCACGGGTATCGCTTGGGCTTGAATAGGAGTCGGCGTATCGAACCCGGCCGCTTCGACCGCAGATTCGACTTTTGGGCTTAAGCCAAGATTTGAAAAGCTCATGAGTTAGCAAAAATGCGACGCTGGCACTGGCCTTGCGTCTTGTTCTATCGCTACAAAGATTAGCTGTTACGTTTGGCCGGACGCGTTCAACACAGCACCCGATCGTTACGGCCACATGACCGTTGATAGCTTGAGAATGACATAGGCGGCATTGCCGAAACGCGCAAGGGGCAAAAGTTCGCAGTTGTTCCGAGCGTTAAGAACATCGCACCGCGCCTGGCGGTTTCAACAGGATAGAGAAGTCGATGAGGAAGAAAGACTACGCCGACGTTGCCATCAAGCCGCCGATCCTATTTCTCGGCGCTCTTTTGCTTGGCTACGTTCTGACGCTCTGGTTCCCGATCGGGCCGGGCCTTGCGAGGCCGAACGGGCTCGGGCTCACGGTTGGACTGGTCTTCGTAGCGGTGGGCTTCGTCCTGGCGATTCTTCCGGCCCGGCGGTTCTACAAGGCCGGGACCAGCGTCGCACCCGGTGAGCCGTCGACGGTGCTCGTGAAGGAGGGCATCTACAAGGTCACGCGGAACCCGATCTATATCGGTCTGATCCTGATCTATTTCGGCCTGTGCCTGGTGCTCACCAGTATTTGGATGCTGCTGCTGCTCGTCCCGGCGACGATCATCCTCCACCGGGGCGTGGTGAAGCGCGAGGAAGACTACCTCAGCTGGAAATTCGGCGACGCCTACCGCAGCTACATGAGCCAGGTCCCGCGCTGGCTCTGAGGCCGCCGGCGCGCACTCACCGCAGATTGCGTCAGATATCCAGGTCTTCGGTTTCGGCGAAGGCAGCCCGTTCTTGGATGAATTTGAATCGGGCCTCGGGCTTGTTGCCCATGAGCTGGTCGACGGTCTTGGTGGTGCCGGGCCGATCCTCGTCGTCGATCTCCACGCGCAGCAGGGTGCGCGAGGCCGGGTCCATGGTCGTCTCCTTCAGTTGCTTGGGAAGCATTTCACCCAAGCCCTTGAAACGACTCACGTCGACCTTGCCGCGGCCGTTGAAGACCTCCTTCATCAGCGCGTCCTTGTGGGCCTCGTCACGGGCATAGGCGGTCTTGGCGCCCTGGCTCAGCCGGTAGAGCGGCGGCACGGCGAGATAGAGGTGACCATTCTCGATGAGGCCCTTCATCTCCTGGAAGAAGAAGGTGATCAGGAGCGAGGCAATGTGCGCGCCGTCCACATCCGCATCGGTCATGACGACCACCTTCTCGTAGCGTAGATCTTCCTCCCGGTACCGGGTCCGGGTATTGCAGCCGAGCGCCTGGATGAGATCGGCAAGGAGCTGATTGTCGGCAAGCTTGGCGGAGCTCGCACTGGCGACGTTCAGGATTTTCCCGCGCAAGGGCAGCACGGCCTGGGTGGCCCGGTCGCGGGCCTGCTTGGCGGAGCCGCCCGCGGAGTCGCCCTCGACGATGAAGATCTCGGTGCCTTTGGCCCCCGTGGATGAGCAGTCGGCGAGCTTGCCGGGGAGCCGAAGCCGCCGCGTGGCGGTCTGCCGGCTGACCTCCTTCTCCTTGCGGCGGCGAAGACGTTCCTCGGAGCGGTCCACCACCCAGTCAAGCAGCTTGCCGGCTTGGTTTGGATGTCCGGTGAGCCAGTGATCGAAGGCGTCGCGCACGGCGTTTTCGACGATCCTGGCGGCTTCTTGCGTGGCCAGGCGATCCTTGGTCTGCCCCTGGAACTCTGGCTCGCGAATGAAAACCGACAGCATCGCCGCGGCGGTACCGAGCACGTCGTCGCCCGTCACCTGCGAGACGCGCTTCACACCCGTGAGCTCCCCGTACGCTCTCAGGCCCTTGGTGAGGGCGGCGCGCAAGCCCGCTTCGTGAGTGCCGCCGTCGGGCGTCGGCACCGTGTTGCAGTACGAACTAATGAATCCGTCCGCGCTCGCGACCCAGGAGATCGCCCATTCCACCGAGCCGTGGCCTTCGGCCTTTTCCACGCGGCCCGCGAATATGTCATTGGTGACGGTGGTTTGGCCGTTGATGCTGTCGGCGAGAAAGTCCTTGAGCCCACCCGGGAAGTGCAGTTCCGCCTTTTCGGGAACGTCGCTGCCGGCGGAGATCAGGGATCTGTCGCACGACCAGCGGATTTCGACGCCCCGGAACAGATAGGCCTTGGAGCGCGCCATGCGGAACAGGCGGACTGGCTTGAACGCGGCGCCTTTGCCGAAGATTTGCGGATCGGGACGGAAGCGCACGCGTGTGCCCCGACGGTTGTTGATGGAGCCGAGATTTTCCAAGGGGCCGTCTGGAATGCCGCGCGTGTAGGTCTGCCGGTAAAGCTTCTGGCCGCGGGCGACTTCGACCTCCAGGCTTTCCGACAGCGCGTTAGCCACAGACACGCCGACGCCATGCAGACCGCCGCTCGTGGCGTAGACCTTCGAGTCGAATTTGCCGCCCGCATGCAGGGTCGTCATGATGACTTCGAGCGCGGACTTCTTCTTGAATTTCGGGTGAGGGTCGATGGGGATGCCGCGGCCGTTGTCCGACACCGTCAGCGTGCCGTCCTTATCGAGCGATACCTCGATCCGGCTGGCATGGCCCGCCACCGCCTCGTCCATGGCGTTGTCCAGCACCTCTGCGAAGAGGTGGTGCAGCGCCTTTTCGTCGGTCCCGCCGATATACATGCCCGGACGTTTCCGGACGGGCTCAAGACCCTCGAGAACCTCAATATCCGCGGCGGTATACCCGTCCTCGCCACCACTGCTCCTCGCCTTGTGCTTTGCTGGCGCCTTCTCTTGCGTAGGCTTGGCGCGCGCGGCGTTGGACGGCGGGGCGTCGAACAGGTCGTTCGCGGCTGAGGATTTTCGTCTCGGTGCGATCGGTGGAGTCCTCCTGGCGGGGGCGCGTCGGCACCCTCGAAAAACAGAGAATCAGTGACGTTTGGAACGCGATTCTAGCTCGCACGGAGACCCGGCATTTTCAAGGGCCACGGTGTCTCCCGCTCAACGGGCGCCTAAAGCCGGCCGGCATCAGCCGCCGATCTTGCCGCCGCCCGTCCGGGTGATGGCGACGACGGAGGGGCGGGGAGGCATATTCTCCTGGAAGTCCGGCCATCGGGTCGCGGGGTTGTCGAAGCTGGCTTCCTTGCTGCAGTCGAACTTGGAGTCGGTGCGGCCGTCGCAGTAGCCTTTCATGCCGTCGGCGCCGGGGTGCTGCACCGCGACGAACAGCGTTTCGCCGTCCGGCGTGAAACAGGGCCCGCACAGTTCGGCGCCAACGGGGACACGGAAGAACATGCGCGGCGTCCCGCGCCGGATGCCGTGTGTCTCCAGGGCGTAGAGTCCGTCCGCGTGCATGGTCTGCTGCCAATACCGGCCCTGGTCCGTAGCGATCCACAGCCGGCCCTGACAATCCACCGTGGCATTGTCGGGCGAAACGAACCAGCTGTTCTTGGATGTCGCGGCATTCCAATACGCGCCGAGTTCCACGCGATCCGGGTCGCCGCACCGGACCAGGATGTCCCAGGTGAAGCGGTTGGCGCCGAAATCCGCGTCGTCGGGGATGATTTCGATGACGTGGCCGAATCTGTTGTTCGCGCGGGGATTGGCGCGGTTCACGGTCGACGCGTTCCGCTCGACGTTGTTGGTCAGCATGACGTAGACGCGCCCCGTCTTCTCGTTGGGTTGCACGTCTTCGGGCCGGTCCATCTTTGTGGCCTCGACCTGATCCGCAGCCAGGCGAGCGTCGATCAGGATGTCGGCTTGGCTGCAGAACCAGCCATCGCCACTTTGCCGGTCGCCACCGCAATTCTGGGGCGTGAGGGCGACCCACTCACCGGTGCCGTCGTCATTGAATCTGGCAACGGAAAGCGTGCCCGCCGACAGCAGCTTCATGTTCTCGGCCTTCTTGGACGCGTCATCGACATACGTCCCATCGCTGACGAAGCGATAGACGTACTCGCTCTTTGCGTCGTCGCCTGTGAAAACGACGGCCTTGTTTTTCTTGCTGAGGACGGTTTCGGCTCCCTCGTGGAAGAAGCGCCCGAGCGCGGTGTGCTTCACCGGCTTTGAGTGCTTGTCGTAAGGGTCGATTTCCACAATCCATCCGAACCGGTTGGGTTCGTTCGGTTCCTCGTCGACATTGAAGCGGGGGTACTTTCGGCCCCACGGCGTGCCCCGCTTGGGAACCTGATAGCGCCTGTAATTTGCCGGATAGTCCGAGTGATCGCCTTCGATATGCGGATCTCCGTTGGCGTCTTTCTTCTCAGTCCAGAAGAGGTAGTGGAAATTTTCCTCCGCAGCCAGATAGGTTCCCCAAGGCGTCTTGCCGCCGGCGCAGTTGGCGACGGTGCCACGCAAATTGCGTCCGTCGGGATCGTCCTTGGTGCGGAGCCTTTTAAGGGCTTTCTCGTCGTTCGCGACCGGACCATCCAGGGCCATCGGCTCGTTTGCGGTGATGCGCCGGTTCAGGGGGCTGCCGTAGACGACCGTCCACTTGCCATCGAGCTTCTTGATCTCGACGACGCTCACGCCCAACGCGGCCATTTCGACGTCCACCATATCGTCGTCGACGGAGTCGCGGTTCTTGTCGTCCTTGAGGGTCTCGACGCCCGGGAACATGTGCGTCGCCTCGGCATATTCGTGGTTGACGCACAACAGTCCGTGCTCGCTGCTTCCGTCGATCGGGAAGTACGCGATGTAATCGTTGTTGTAGCCGAACCGTTCACGTTGCTCCGAGCCCGACTGCTTCAATGGCTCAAAGGGCGCGTCTTCCTTCGGCTTGCCGAGATGATCGCCCCAGCTGAGAAGAACGAGCGCGTCGTACCCTTCGGCGACATGATGGTTGTCATCGGCGCCGGCCTCTATCTCGTCGAAGGCGAAGCTGGGGGGCGTGAACGCGCCGGGTTCGCTCTCCGCCACACAGGCGGTCTTGGGAGCGGCGAGGGCAGCCGGGCCGAATAGCGCCGTGGCGGCGGTAACGCCGAGTGCGCCTTTGACAAAGTCGCGGCGGTTATACCGGCGGGCGATGACGTCGCCAATCGTGTCCCCGTCGGAAGGACTGGCCGGCGTGTCGTCGATCGCCTCCATGGCGGCAGCCCAACTGGGAAGATCTCGGGAACCCGGCATCGACGACCTCCGTATGCACATCCAGGCAAGACAGCCTGCACGCGTAGTATGACAGCCATGCAACCGTCGTGGACTAGATGATCGCCGCGCGAACCTTCGCTGAGACCCACTCAGACACGGCGACCGTGGCCAGAATAACGATGAAGATGACGGTAACCTCGGCCCAGGCCAAGGCACACAGGGGATATTGGAGCTGAAGCCCGATGCCGCCCGCACCCACGAGCCCGAGGATCGTGGACTCGCGGATATTGATGTCCCAGCGGAACACGGAAATACCCGCGAACGCGGGCGCGATCTGAGGCCAGACGGCATAGTCCATGATCTGCCAGCCCGAGGCGCCGGTCGCACGCACGGCCTCGACCTGGGTCTCGTCGATCTCCTCGATAGCCTCGTAGAGCAGCTTGCCGATGAAGCCGATCGACCGCAGGGCGATGGCGATGATGCCGGCGAGGAGGCCCGGCCCGATGATCGCGACCAGCAGCAGCGCCCAGATCAGCGAGTTGATGGACCGCGAGGCCACGATGATCAGCAACGCCAGTGGGCGGAGCAGGGCCGCGCTCGGCGTCGTATTGCGGGCCGCCAGAAACGCGACGGGCGTCGCCAGCACGATCCCGAGCCCCGTTCCCAGCGTAGCGATATTGATCGTGTCCCAGAGGGGACCCCAGAGGCGATCGAGATAGGACCAGCGGGGCGGCCAGGCGCGCGACAGCAGATCGGCGGCTTGCCGTGGGGCATCCTCCACGAACAGCCAGATCGTGTTCTTGTTCATGACCTGCCAGCTGAAAACGAACAGGACGGCGAGCGCGAGCCAGCCGAACCAGATCGCCCATTGGGCGAGCGGCGTGCGGCGCTGCCACAGAAGTCGGCCGTCTTGCGGGGTCACCGGCATCACTGCACCCACCTACGTAAGTGGCTGGACGCGTATTCGGCGACGAGCACCACGGCGATGATCATGAGGAGGATCGCGCCGGCGGTGTCGTAGTCGTAGCGCGACATGGCCGTGTTGAGCGTGGCGCCGATGCCGCCCGCGCCGACAATGCCGATCACCGCGCTCTCGCGGAAATTGATGTCGAGCCGGTAGAGCGACAGGCCGATCAGGCGCGGCATGACCTGAGGCTGAATGCCGTAATTGACGACCTGCCACCACGTCGCGCCGGTCGCCCGGATGGCCTCGGCCTGCGCCTCCTGGATGTCTTCGATGTCTTCGGCCAGCAGCTTCGCCATGAAGCCGATCGTGGCGAAGGAGAGAGTGAGGAAGCCGGCGAAGGGTCCGAAGCCGAACATGGCGACGAACAGAATGGCGATGATGATTTCCTGGAACGCGCGAGAAAGGGCGATGATGGAGCGGCAGACCGCATAGACGGGCAGGGGCGCGATATTGCGCGCGGCGCCAAGTCCAATGGGGATAGAGATGAGGCAGCCGACCAGGGTGGACGTCACCGTCATGGTCAGGCTCTCCACCATGCCCTGCCAGATATCACGCGAGCGCGACGTGAAATCGGGCGTGAAGAAGCCTTCGAGGACGCGCCAGCCATTGCTGACCCCGTCGAGCACGCGCTGCCAGTTGACGTCCAGCGTCGAGAGTGCGGCGATCAGATACAGGACCAAGCCGAGATAGAGCCCCCAGCGAAGCCATGTATTGCGGATGAGCTGCGGTCGGGACCAGCCGGCGGACGGCGCGGCGGGCCTCATGTCAGCCCGGCCATGCGTTCTTCGCGGTCGTGCCGGTCTTCGGGCGTATCCGGAGTCGCCGCTTGCTCGTCGGCGTGGATCTGCGTCCAGTCCTCTTCGCCGTAGATCTCAGTGAGCACCGCCCGGTCAAGTGCCGCGGGAAGGCCGTCGAAAACGATCTCGCCTGCGCTGAGGCCGATGACGCGATCCGCGAACATCTTGGCCAGCGGCACATCATGCATGCTGATGATCGCCGGCAGGCCGCGCTCGCGGCAGACCTCGCAAATGAGGCGCATGATCTGGCGCGCGGTCTTGGGATCGAGCGACGCGGTCGGCTCATCCACCAGAAGCAGTGCCGGGTCCTGTTCGAGCGCCCTGGCGATGCCCACCCGCTGCCGCTGGCCGCCGGACATGTCGCTTGCCCGCTTGTCGACATGGTCGGCCAGCCCCACGCGGTCGAGAAGCGCGAAAGCCTTGTCCACATCGCCTTGCGGAAAGCGCCGCAGGAACGAGCGCCAGAAGGGCACGTAGCCAAGCCGCCCGGACAGGACGTTCTCCATCACGGTCAGCCGCTCGACCAGCGCATATTCCTGGAAGATCATGCCCATGAGCCGCCGGGCGCGGCGGAGGCCCCGGCCGCCGAGACGCGTGATGTCCGTGCCGTTCAGTTCGACGGTACCGCCGCTCGGTTTCACGAGACGGTTGATGCAGCGGATGAGCGTGGACTTGCCCGAGCCGGAGGGCCCGATCAGAGCCACGACCTGACCCGCCGGCACGTCGAAGGAGACGCCCCGCAGCGCCTCATCGCCGCCCTTGTACCGTTTTGAAAGTGAGGAAACGCGCAGCATATCCTGTCCGGGCGACGCCTGTCGGGCCGTGGGTGGCGCGCATCGTAAGAGAAAGGGGGGAGCCGCGCAAAGACGCCGTCAAACCCTGCCGCAACGGCCAGTCTAGTTGCAGGTATAGGTGACGCCGTTGGCTTCGTCGATCTGGCGGATGACGGCCCAGTCGTCCTTGAACGAGATCGGGATGAACTTGGTGTCGCCGGATTTCGAGAACTCTTCCAGCAGCTTGGTGCCTTTCCAATCGAAGGAGAAGAACGCTTGCCTGATCTTGTCCTGAAGTTCGGGCGTGAGGTTGTAGGCCACGCCGAACCCCGTCGTGGGGAACGTCTGCGAGGTGTAGATGGTCTTGAGTTGGTCTTCCGTGACGAGGCCTCGGTCGATCATCCGGGCCTTGACCGAGTTGGCGACAGCGGCCGCATCGTAGTCTTTGTTGGCCACGCCGAGGATCGAGTTGTCGTGCGCGCCGGAGAAGCGGGGCGTGAAGTCCTTGTCGCGCTCCAAGCCGAATTCGGACTTGAGCAGCGCCGATGGCGCCTTGAACCCGGAGTTCGACGTCTCCGCGGTGAAGGCGAGCACGCGTCCCTTCAGGTCCTCGGGCTTCTCGATGCCCGAGCCCGGATAAGTGATGATCTCCATCTCGTAGCCAAAGCTGCCGTCATCGCTCGCCATCATGGTGAAGGGCCGGAAGCCGGCGCAAGCCACTGCGAGCGGATTGGAGCCGGTGTTCACACCGGCCACGTGCAAACGTCCGGCCCTCATGGCTTCGATCTGCGCTGCGTTGGACTGCACCGGAAAGAACTGCACGGGTTTGCCGGTGACCTCGGACAGGTGGTCGAGAAACTCTTTCCACACGTCCACGTAGACCGCCGGATCCTCCACCGGCGTATAGGCGAAAATCAGCGTGGACGGATCGACCTGGTTCGCGGGGTCCGCCGGAATGTCGGCGATCAGGTCGCCGTCATTGTCCTGGTAGCGGCTGTCGAGCTGGAAAGCCGCATTGGCCGGCAGGCACAAAACCGCCGTAAGGATCAGCGAAACGAGAAAGCGCATCATCATGGGAGCCGTCCTTCGGTTTCCGTCCGCAGATCCCCGCGCGCTCATTGGTTTTTGCGCGGCAGCGGGACTTATAGACACACACGATGGCTGACGCTAATGGCCCGTCGTGACCAATTTGCGAAGAGGAGAGAGCCGTGGCCGAACGTCCCCCTGTCTGTGATTTTGGTTGGAAGGCCCCTGGCTTCTGCCTGGTCGGCGTCGACGGCAAGACCCACACGCTCGACCAGTTGAAGGGGCCGAACGGCACGCTCGTCGCCTTCATCTGCAACCACTGTCCCTACGTCATCGCCGTTGTCGACCGCATCGTTCGCGACGCGCGCGAGCTGGAAGCCCTCGGTGTGAACACGGTTGCGATCTGTTCGAACGACGCAACGACCCATCCGGACGATTCATACGACAACATGAAACGCTTCGCAGAGCAGCACGGCTTCACCTTCCCGTATCTCCACGACGAGAGCCAAGACGTCGCCCATGCCTATGACGCGATGTGCACGCCCGACTTTTTTGGCTTCAACGCCGATCTCGAACTGCAATACCGCGGCCGGCTGGACGCAAGCGGCCGCGATCCCGCGGGCCCTGACGTCAGGCGGGAGCTGTTCGAAGCCATGAAAAAGATCGCGGAAACCGGGCGCGGGCCAAAGGATCAGACCGCCTCCATCGGGTGCTCGATCAAGTGGAAAGCGGCCTGACGCCGCCGCCGCAATTAACCAGCACTTAAGCGTATCGCTTTCCCGTTTCTTTACTCGCTGCTCCCTAAAATTCGTGTCGAATTTGAGAGGATCTCGAGCGTCATGCTGATGCGTTACGCAGCAATTGCCGGGGCAGCCGCCGCCACACTGTTTGGCGCCATTAACTTTGGCGCCGCAGACGCGGACGTGATGCTTGTCGACGCGGGGCACGGCGGGCTCGGCGCCGACGCTCCGGTGTGGGTCCTCGCCATGGTTGTAGGGGGCGCGGTTTATTCGATCTGCCGTGAGGCGACCGTCAGCGTACCGCCAGCGTTCGGAGCTTGGGCCGGCGATAACAAGACGTGGCTTTTTGCGGGTTCAGCACTTCTGGTTCTTGCGGCCTTCGCGCTCGGAACCGGTACGACATAGAGCAGTTTGGGGGAGCCTGGTAGGAACCGAATGGTTTTCGCATCCGACGGGGGAATGCGGAAGAATAAGGCCATAGGTTCCGCAAGGCCGGGCGAAGAGAAGGGGGCGTCCGCATTTCGCGGCCGCCCCCGATTTCGTTTAAAGCGTATTGTGCCGGGGTACGGCTAGACGCTGTAGTACATGTCGTACTCGACCGGGTGAGGCATCATCTCGAAGCGCTCCACCTCTTCCATCTTCAATTCGAGATACGCATCGATCGCGTCGTCGGTGAACACGTTGCCCTTCTTGAGGAAGGCGCGATCCGCGTCCAACGACTCGCACGCCTCGCGCAAGGAGCCGCTGACGGTCGGAACCTTCTCCAGCTCTTCCGGCGGGAGGTCGTACAAATTCTTGTCGATCGCCGAACCCGGATCGAGCTTGTTCTCGATGCCGTCGAGGCCGGCCATCAGCATCGCCGAGAAGGCGAGGTACGGATTGGCGGTCGGATCGGGGAAGCGGACCTCGACGCGTTTGGACTTCGGACCCGTGCCGAGCGGGATACGGCAGGACGCGGAGCGGTTACGCGAGGAGTAGGCCAGGAGCACCGGTGCCTCATAGCCCGGGACCAGCCGCTTGTAGGAGTTGGTG
This genomic window from Methyloceanibacter caenitepidi contains:
- a CDS encoding thioredoxin family protein, whose protein sequence is MAERPPVCDFGWKAPGFCLVGVDGKTHTLDQLKGPNGTLVAFICNHCPYVIAVVDRIVRDARELEALGVNTVAICSNDATTHPDDSYDNMKRFAEQHGFTFPYLHDESQDVAHAYDAMCTPDFFGFNADLELQYRGRLDASGRDPAGPDVRRELFEAMKKIAETGRGPKDQTASIGCSIKWKAA
- the phnD gene encoding phosphate/phosphite/phosphonate ABC transporter substrate-binding protein, which gives rise to MRFLVSLILTAVLCLPANAAFQLDSRYQDNDGDLIADIPADPANQVDPSTLIFAYTPVEDPAVYVDVWKEFLDHLSEVTGKPVQFFPVQSNAAQIEAMRAGRLHVAGVNTGSNPLAVACAGFRPFTMMASDDGSFGYEMEIITYPGSGIEKPEDLKGRVLAFTAETSNSGFKAPSALLKSEFGLERDKDFTPRFSGAHDNSILGVANKDYDAAAVANSVKARMIDRGLVTEDQLKTIYTSQTFPTTGFGVAYNLTPELQDKIRQAFFSFDWKGTKLLEEFSKSGDTKFIPISFKDDWAVIRQIDEANGVTYTCN
- the phnC gene encoding phosphonate ABC transporter ATP-binding protein; translated protein: MLRVSSLSKRYKGGDEALRGVSFDVPAGQVVALIGPSGSGKSTLIRCINRLVKPSGGTVELNGTDITRLGGRGLRRARRLMGMIFQEYALVERLTVMENVLSGRLGYVPFWRSFLRRFPQGDVDKAFALLDRVGLADHVDKRASDMSGGQRQRVGIARALEQDPALLLVDEPTASLDPKTARQIMRLICEVCRERGLPAIISMHDVPLAKMFADRVIGLSAGEIVFDGLPAALDRAVLTEIYGEEDWTQIHADEQAATPDTPEDRHDREERMAGLT